From one Methanomassiliicoccales archaeon genomic stretch:
- a CDS encoding HEAT repeat domain-containing protein: MVDIDLGGMLKGLRSLKVEDCRAALEETMELLTSGLADRGLLQPLIALTASEDDQVRRDASWCIGKLALMKLGDPRSIGALLPLAMDHDMDVRENAAWALGELTGLGIGDTVTIEALNILLTDPEKQVQGMAAWALGRMADKMRVTSPSSVPLLKMLLQDKSEFLRKGAEWSMERIERLQPR; encoded by the coding sequence GTGGTGGACATCGACCTGGGCGGTATGCTAAAAGGACTGAGGTCCCTGAAAGTCGAAGATTGCAGGGCAGCGCTCGAGGAGACCATGGAACTGCTGACCTCGGGTCTTGCCGACCGGGGATTGCTGCAGCCACTGATCGCCCTGACCGCATCAGAGGACGACCAGGTGCGCCGGGACGCCTCCTGGTGCATAGGGAAGCTGGCCTTGATGAAGCTGGGAGATCCCCGTTCGATAGGGGCACTGCTGCCTTTGGCGATGGACCATGACATGGATGTGCGGGAGAACGCCGCCTGGGCCCTGGGAGAACTGACCGGATTGGGCATCGGGGATACCGTAACCATAGAGGCGCTCAATATCCTGCTAACAGACCCGGAGAAGCAGGTGCAAGGTATGGCCGCCTGGGCCCTGGGACGCATGGCCGATAAGATGAGGGTGACCTCGCCTTCATCCGTGCCCCTGTTGAAAATGCTGCTTCAGGATAAGAGCGAGTTCCTGCGCAAGGGAGCTGAATGGTCCATGGAGCGTATTGAAAGATTACAACCGCGTTGA